Proteins encoded in a region of the Raphanus sativus cultivar WK10039 chromosome 8, ASM80110v3, whole genome shotgun sequence genome:
- the LOC130499217 gene encoding D-3-phosphoglycerate dehydrogenase 2, chloroplastic-like produces the protein MALSSSCSTLKAVNSRWTSPRPSPVPKLAALRRHSLLPELRYTPNVKLTATNALRTVEQTTLTEDQKLSAYGSDQEDLASLPKPRILVAEKLGEAGVSLLREFGDVDCSYELSPEDLKKKVAESDALIVRSGTKVTREVFEAAKGRLKVVGRAGVGIDNVDLQAATEHGCLVVNAPTANTVAAAEHGIALLASMARNVAQADASIKAGKWERSKYVGVSLVGKTLAIMGFGKVGTEVARRAKGLGMNVISHDPYAPADRARALGVELVSFDQAISTADFISLHMPLTPATKKVFNDETFSKMKKGVRLVNVARGGVIDEDALVRALDSGVVAQAALDVFCEEPPSKESRLIQHENVTVTPHLGASTKEAQVYTYT, from the exons aTGGCACTTTCGTCCTCTTGTTCAACGCTCAAAGCCGTTAACTCACGGTGGACGTCTCCACGTCCATCACCAGTACCAAAACTCGCCGCCCTCCGTCGTCACTCTCTGTTACCAGAGCTCCGTTACACACCGAACGTCAAGCTAACGGCGACTAACGCCTTGAGAACCGTCGAGCAAACGACGTTAACTGAGGATCAGAAACTCTCTGCCTACGGATCTGACCAGGAGGATCTAGCTTCGCTTCCAAAGCCGAGGATCCTCGTCGCCGAGAAGCTAGGAGAAGCCGGGGTGAGCCTCCTCCGTGAATTCGGCGACGTGGACTGCTCTTACGAGCTTTCGCCGGAGGATCTGAAGAAGAAAGTGGCGGAGAGCGACGCGCTGATCGTGAGAAGCGGAACGAAAGTGACGAGGGAAGTGTTCGAGGCGGCGAAGGGGAGGTTGAAGGTGGTGGGAAGAGCCGGAGTTGGGATCGACAATGTTGATCTGCAAGCTGCGACGGAGCACGGTTGTCTGGTGGTTAATGCGCCAACGGCTAACACGGTGGCTGCAGCTGAACACGGTATCGCTTTGCTTGCTTCCATGGCACGAAACGTCGCTCAGGCTGACGCTTCCATTAAAGCCG GAAAATGGGAGAGGAGCAAGTACGTCGGAGTATCACTCGTCGGAAAAACATTAGCCATAATGGGCTTCGGAAAAGTCGGAACAGAGGTAGCGAGGCGAGCCAAGGGACTCGGCATGAACGTTATCTCCCACGACCCTTACGCTCCAGCAGACAGAGCCAGAGCTCTCGGCGTCGAACTCGTCTCTTTCGACCAAGCTATCTCCACCGCCGACTTCATCTCCCTGCACATGCCCTTAACTCCCGCCACGAAGAAGGTTTTCAACGACGAAACCTTCTCCAAGATGAAGAAGGGTGTTCGTCTCGTTAATGTAGCTAGAGGCGGCGTCATCGATGAGGATGCGTTAGTTAGGGCTCTTGACTCGGGAGTTGTGGCCCAGGCAGCGTTGGATGTGTTCTGTGAGGAGCCACCATCGAAAGAGAGTAGATTGATTCAACATGAGAATGTTACAGTCACACCTCATCTCGGAGCTAGCACCAAAGAGGCACAGGTATATACATACACTTAG
- the LOC130498775 gene encoding TMV resistance protein N-like translates to MSGCGPSRRQFKYDVFLSFRGADTRKNIVSHLHKELVRQGIRTFKDDETLEPGDRFPERLREAINTSRFAIVVISKNYATSKWCLEELRMIMKLESEKKVDAFPIFYDVDISDVRNYKRSFSLICHNQSPRIPSWKDALQKIANTQANESRKFKDDATMVEEVVELVSDKLLSMLPMDLGNIVGMEADMDQIEHLLDMTFTTSEVRMVGIWGMPGIGKTTIAKNLYEKHKHRFKTHHCFLEKVRGQGTLDLHKQLLSDILRKKDFKSLNLAQGASCIKSRLVNLKSLIVIDDVDDVKQLDALAKEPSWFGPGSRIIITTRDKSLLNSSCALYKVECLKDDKGLQIFQRYAFLDEKPSAGCYNDLSKRVSELAQGLPIALKDFGTYLVNKKKEEEWQHALRSFEEAPLEKTMAALKSSYDGLDKVGKIAFLHVACLFNGEPVQRVRKLLQQGEVGMKVLEEKSLINVSVDEHISMHRLFEQMGKHIVRQDSENSPSQQRILWHHDDIRPVLVTNTALPPFLLLPINVTIYHMQCSKILFRRSLRI, encoded by the exons ATGTCGGGGTGCGGTCCTTCCCGTCGTCAATTCAAATACGATGTCTTCCTCAGTTTCCGAGGTGCAGACACCCGTAAAAACATCGTTAGCCATTTGCACAAAGAACTTGTCAGACAAGGAATACGAACTTTCAAAGACGATGAAACGCTGGAACCCGGAGACCGCTTTCCCGAAAGACTCCGTGAAGCCATCAACACATCGAGGTTTGCCATTGTGGTTATCTCAAAGAACTACGCTACTTCAAAATGGTGTTTGGAAGAGCTTCGAATGATAATGAAGCTTGAATCGGAGAAAAAGGTTGATGCCTTTCCCATTTTCTACGACGTGGATATCTCTGATGTTAGAAATTATAAAAGAAGTTTCTCTTTAATATGCCACAACCAAAGTCCCAGGATTCCCAGCTGGAAAGACGCCCTTCAGAAAATCGCAAACACACAAGCCAATGAGTCAAGAAAATT CAAAGACGACGCCACGATGGTTGAGGAAGTTGTTGAACTTGTTTCAGACAAGTTGTTGTCTATGTTGCCAATGGACCTTGGGAATATTGTTGGCATGGAAGCTGACATGGACCAAATAGAACATCTCTTGGACATGACGTTTACGACCAGTGAGGTTCGTATGGTAGGAATATGGGGAATGCCAGGCATTGGCAAAACAACCATAGCCAAGAATCTTTATGAAAAGCATAAACACCGTTTCAAGACTCATCACTGTTTCTTGGAAAAGGTGAGAGGACAGGGTACCTTAGACCTACATAAACAGCTTCTTTCCGACATCCTTCGGAAAAAAGATTTCAAGTCACTGAACCTTGCTCAGGGAGCTTCTTGTATCAAGTCAAGGCTCGTAAACCTAAAATCTCTAATTGTTATTGATGACGTGGACGATGTGAAACAGCTGGATGCCTTGGCAAAAGAGCCTAGTTGGTTTGGACCAGGGAGCCGAATCATCATAACAACGCGAGACAAGAGCTTGCTCAACTCCTCATGTGCCCTGTACAAAGTTGAGTGCTTGAAGGATGATAAGGGTCTCCAGATCTTTCAGCGATATGCTTTTCTAGACGAAAAACCTAGTGCTGGCTGCTACAACGATCTTTCAAAGAGGGTCTCTGAGCTTGCTCAAGGTCTTCCCATCGCCCTTAAGGATTTCGGCACTTATCTCGTTaacaagaagaaagaagaggagTGGCAACATGCTTTGAGATCATTTGAGGAAGCTCCTCTCGAGAAAACCATGGCGGCCTTGAAAAGTAGCTATGATGGTTTGGATAAAGTTGGTAAGATTGCTTTTCTTCATGTAGCATGCCTTTTTAATGGAGAACCTGTCCAACGAGTCAGGAAACTTCTTCAACAAGGTGAAGTAGGGATGAAAGTTTTAGAGGAAAAGTCTCTCATCAATGTGTCTGTCGATGAGCATATATCTATGCACCGTTTGTTCGAGCAGATGGGGAAACATATTGTGCGTCAAGATTCAGAGAACAGCCCTTCTCAGCAACGTATCTTGTGGCACCATGACGACATCCGTCCAGTACTTGTAACCAATACA GCTCTGCCACCATTCCTCTTGTTACCGATAAACGTCACTATCTATCATATGCAATGTTCTAAAATTTTGTTTAGGCGGAGCTTACGCATCTGA
- the LOC108832068 gene encoding disease resistance protein RPS6-like codes for MPAGIHINWDVFKPMHNLSFLKIYNSKQQRGLEPEKEDMILEDYLSVHKLRLLHWDAYPFTTLPTSISPDCLVELKLCNSKLKTLWSGTPKLVNLVKLDLTGSKDLKKLPILKEAKYLEELILKGCSSLEQIPQSICKLSRLQKIDVSNCDGLEKLKISISESKDRTSMCLRSVHMFFFGTEPFVGNTQGCSLTDPSISGNLQIYLELLEGSAEYLSFVSEHVSHELELKRPPYGFKSLDILRFEWSEYGGDFKCNSFSRFPWLQELNLINLNIKKIPDDIDHMQVLEKLDLSGNMFKRLPTTMSRLTKLKHLTLANCRSLEVLPRLSQVESLTLSDCTNLRTLVKKDQGQGPYNLVELWLDNCKKIKSLPNELKQCTKLTYLDLSRQDFKIIPIYYLTSLVTLNLNYCNNLESLTMLPLSLKCINAHGCKSLKTYSYLAEHSIDHLDLSPCPRGKDYSTFTRFPAGKRSQEVPVCACTSFRETTTRSEDKHATCSHLSIFLGRLKSLLWNFFLCILAVVLCVLLLVITDPLTATTLLMIFLYRRL; via the exons ATGCCAGCTGGAATTCACATCAACTGGGATGTTTTCAAGCCGATGCATAATCTCAGTTTTCTTAAGATATACAACTCTAAGCAACAGAGAGGTTTAGAACCTGAGAAGGAAGATATGATTCTAGAGGACTATTTGAGTGTACATAAGCTTAGGTTACTACATTGGGATGCATATCCTTTTACAACCTTGCCTACCAGTATCAGTCCAGATTGTCTTGTTGAGCTTAAGCTATGTAACAGTAAGCTCAAAACCCTTTGGAGTGGCACACCG AAACTTGTGAATCTGGTGAAACTAGATTTGACCGGGTCTAAGGATCTAAAAAAACTTCCAATTCTTAAGGAAGCAAAGTATCTAGAGGAGTTGATACTGAAAGGTTGCAGCTCCTTGGAACAGATTCCACAATCCATATGCAAACTATCTAGACTGCAGAAAATTGATGTGTCCAACTGTGATGGGCTTGAAAAGCTGAAAATCAGTATATCAGAATCTAAAGACAGAACAAGCATGTGCCTTAGATCAGTCCACATGTTTTTCTTTGGCACGGAGCCGTTTGTGGGTAATACTCAGGGATGCTCTCTTACAGACCCATCAATCAGCGGCAACTTACAAATCTACTTGGAGCTTCTTGAAGGATCTGCAGAGTATCTATCTTTTGTTTCTGAGCACGTCTCTCATGAACTGGAGCTCAAGCGACCTCCCTACGGTTTTAAATCACTGGACATCTTGCGGTTTGAGTGGAGCGAGTACGGTGGTGATTTCAAATGTAATAGCTTTTCAAGGTTTCCCTGGTTACAGGAGTTAAATCTCATCAACCTAAACATCAAGAAGATCCCAGACGACATTGACCACATGCAAGTCCTAGAGAAACTGGACCTCAGTGGGAATATGTTTAAGAGGTTACCTACAACAATGAGTCGCCTTACCAAGTTGAAGCATTTGACGCTTGCCAACTGCCGCAGCCTTGAAGTATTGCCACGACTATCTCAGGTGGAGAGTCTAACTCTTTCTGACTGCACCAACCTACGAACTCTGGTGAAGAAAGATCAAGGACAAGGACCATACAATCTGGTTGAGCTTTGGCTTGACAACTGCAAGAAAATTAAGTCATTACCAAATGAGCTTAAGCAATGCACCAAGTTGACGTATTTAGATCTCAGCAGGCAAGATTTCAAGATAATACCAATATACTACCTGACCTCCTTGGTAACTCTCAACCTCAATTACTGCAACAACCTCGAATCACTGACAATGCTTCCACTGAGTCTCAAGTGCATAAATGCACATGGCTGCAAGTCTCTAAAAACTTATTCCTATCTGGCGGAGCATTCTATTGATCACCTAGATCTTAGCCCTTGCCCCAGGGGGAAGGACTATAGTACATTCACTaggtttccagctggaaaacgcAGTCAAGAG GTTCCAGTATGTGCTTGTACTTCTTTCCGTGAAACAACAACACGGAGTGAGGATAAACATGCGACTTGTAGTCACTTGTCAATCTTCTTGGGGCGTTTAAAGTCACTGCTGTGGAACTTCTTCCTGTGCATATTGGCTGTGGTTCTCTGTGTTCTGCTTCTGGTGATAACCGATCCTCTCACCGCAACTACATTACTAATGATTTTCTTGTATCGGAGGTTGTAA
- the LOC108832066 gene encoding NDR1/HIN1-like protein 13 has protein sequence MTDDRVYPASKPPGVVGGGATANPTFPATKAQLYSANRPAYRPPAPRHRRTHSRGCCCRCCCWTIFVIILLLLLVAAASAVVYLIYRPQRPSFTVSSFKVSSLNLTSATRLATAISLSVVAKNPNKNVGFSYVATDVTVYRVSPGDDDVVIGKGSIASFVHGKKNTTLLKSTVGSPPGDLDELSASKLKGDLKAKRGVAVKIVMNTKVTVKMGSLKTPKSGIRVTCEGIRATAPTGKKATTAVTTAAKCKVDLRFKVWKFTF, from the coding sequence ATGACAGACGACAGAGTCTACCCAGCCTCTAAACCTCCCGGCGTTGTCGGCGGTGGAGCAACCGCCAACCCAACTTTCCCCGCGACTAAAGCTCAGCTCTACAGCGCAAACCGCCCCGCCTACCGTCCACCAGCCCCACGCCACCGCCGCACGCACAGCCGTGGATGCTGCTGCCGCTGCTGCTGCTGGACGATTTTCGTGATCATCCTCTTACTCCTCCTCGTCGCCGCCGCATCCGCCGTCGTATACCTCATCTACCGTCCTCAGCGGCCGAGCTTCACCGTCTCGTCCTTCAAAGTCTCCTCTCTCAACCTCACCTCCGCCACGCGCCTCGCCACCGCTATATCCCTCTCCGTCGTGGCCAAGAACCCGAACAAAAACGTCGGTTTCAGCTACGTCGCCACCGACGTCACGGTCTACAGAGTCTCCCCCGGAGACGATGACGTCGTCATCGGTAAAGGCTCGATCGCTTCGTTTGTGCACGGTAAGAAGAACACGACTCTGCTTAAGTCTACGGTCGGGAGCCCTCCGGGAGATCTTGATGAGCTGTCGGCGAGTAAGCTCAAGGGAGATTTGAAAGCGAAGAGAGGAGTGGCGGTTAAGATTGTTATGAACACCAAGGTGACAGTGAAGATGGGGTCTCTGAAAACGCCTAAGTCGGGGATCAGGGTTACTTGTGAAGGGATTAGAGCGACGGCTCCGACGGGGAAGAAGGCGACGACGGCTGTTACCACTGCCGCTAAGTGTAAGGTTGATCTCAGGTTCAAGGTCTGGAAATTCACTTTTTAA
- the LOC108832067 gene encoding protein NUCLEOLAR FACTOR 1 — protein MAPKKSNVVSKRHRPHEKFDKKRDTKKAKLAEKAVPTEEDLDSSEEEEDTIEEEPEAVVYRKSTTYDNLLASLGSSNKAVADMNKRRQREEEGKSDTEGDEEDDEDEEEDDDSGSEDEISTDEEDEEIQGDDQESLGGLTVNTEQENNDDHSGEEDSDGYETDEELELTTNGQPLVDASSSTSAFSEHLSHTLSSEQVKTLPEGKWKFKWEAPAIDMPNCKWKGTRQNFLDGVQSDAPYGLKPKLYKHWLQLYQKSGGKDFDSSKRRRFFSICNSYLDILHSNKRPFYNKGREEDSSAMDAYLMHSLNHIFKTRDLVKKNESKIAKHRETSEQDILSDDGFLDQGFTRPKVLILLPMRSIAFRVVKRLIQLTPEAQRVNVEHLDRFNAEFGCEDESDDDDEKTSKNGKSTTHKSSKPSDWQSLFGEKNSDDEFMLGIKHTRKSIRLYGDFYSSDMIIASPLKLHMAIGQAEENKERDVDYLSSIEVLVIDHADIISMQNWSFLTTVVDQINRLPSKQHGTNVMRIRPLYLDGQARFYRQSIILSSYLTPEMNGLFNRQCLNYKGKMKLACEYKGVLEKVLLPVRQIYERFDADSMTQADDARLEYFTKKIFPKIKDSFQGGVMIFIPSYFDFVRLRNYLKSQNASFCLLGDYTKNADISRAREWFFAGSRKIMLYTERAYFYRRYKIRGIKNLIFYSLPERKEFYPEIVNMLDEGSYDMMSTALFSRFDLLKMERIVGTASAKRMISSDKSIFAFC, from the exons ATGGCTCCAAAAAAGTCAAATGTAGTGTCGAAGAGGCACAGACCACATGAGAAATTCGATAAGAAACGGGATACGAAGAAGGCTAAACTTGCTGAGAAGGCGGTTCCAACAGAGGAGGATTTAG AttcatctgaagaagaagaagacactaTTGAGGAAGAACCAGAAGCAGTGGTTTACAGAAAATCGACAACGTACGATAATTTGCTGGCGTCTCTCGGTTCGTCTAACAAAGCTGTTGCTGATATGAACAAAAGAAG GCAGAGAGAGGAGGAAGGTAAAAGCGACACAGAAGGAGATGAAGAGGACGAtgaagatgaggaagaggatgaTGACAGTGGGTCTGAGGATGAAATCTCTACAGACGAAGAGGATGAGGAGATTCAAG GGGACGATCAGGAAAGTCTCGGAGGTCTTACTGTCAACACAGAGCAAGAGAACAACGATGATCATAGCGGGGAAGAAGATTCTGACGGTTATGAAACTGATGAGGAGCTTGAGCTGACTACCAACGGCCAACCTTTAGTAGATGCTTCTTCATCTACTag TGCATTTAGTGAGCACCTTAGTCACACATTATCAAGTGAACAAGTGAAAACCTTACCTGAAGGCAAGTGGAAATTTAAATGGGAAGCACCGGCCATTGACATGCCAAATTGCAAGTGGAAAGGAACTAGACAAAATTTCCTCGAT GGTGTTCAGAGTGATGCACCTTATGGCCTCAAGCCGAAGTTGTATAAGCACTGGCTTCAACTATACCAGAAATCTGGTGGAAAAGATTTTGACTCATCTAAAAGAAGAAGATTCTTCTCCATCT GCAACAGCTACCTGGATATTTTGCATTCTAACAAGAGACCCTTTTACAATAAAGGCCGTGAAGAAGACTCAAGTGCCATGGACGCTTATCTTATGCATTCT TTGAATCACATTTTTAAAACGAGAGATCTTGTGAAGAAGAATGAGAGTAAAATTGCAAAGCATCGAGAGACGTCTGAACAAGACATTCTTTCTGATGATGGATTTCTTGACCAAGGATTTACTCGTCCAAAG GTTTTGATTCTACTACCGATGAGGAGTATTGCCTTTCGCGTTGTCAAGAGGCTCATACAACTAACTCCAGAGGCTCAAAGG GTTAATGTGGAACACCTTGACCGGTTTAATGCCGAGTTTGGATGTGAAGACGAATCTGATGACGATGATGAGAAGACATCCAAAAATGGGAAATCGACAACCCACAAGTCTTCAAAACCTTCTGATTGGCAATCCCTTTTTGGTGAGAAGAACAGTGATGATGAGTTTATGCTAGGCATTAAGCATAcaag AAAGAGCATTAGGCTGTATGGTGATTTCTATTCCTCGGACATGATTATTGCTTCCCCTCTCAAGTTACATATG GCCATTGGTCAAGCAGAAGAAAACAAGGAAAGGGATGTTGATTATCTCTCCTCCATTGAG GTTTTGGTTATCGATCATGCAGACATAATATCTATGCAG AATTGGTCGTTCCTTACTACAGTCGTCGACCAGATAAATAGATTGCCATCAAAGCAACATGGTACCAATGTCATGCGAATCCGACCGTT GTATTTGGATGGACAGGCACGGTTCTATCGTCAGTCAATAATTCTAAGTTCCTATTTAACCCCAG AGATGAATGGTCTATTCAATCGCCAATGCTTGAACTATAAAGGAAAG ATGAAGCTGGCGTGTGAATACAAAGGTGTTCTCGAGAAAGTATTGCTCCCTGTCCGTCAG ATTTATGAAAGATTTGATGCAGACTCCATGACCCAAGCAGACGATGCACGTCTtgaatattttaccaaaaag ATATTCCCGAAGATCAAAGATTCTTTTCAG GGAGGAGTAATGATCTTTATCCCTTCTTACTTCGATTTCGTAAGGCTCAGAAACTATCTGAAGTCGCAGAATGCCTCTTTCTGTCTTCTTGGAGA CTATACAAAGAATGCGGATATCTCCCGTGCACGAGAATGGTTTTTTGCAGGGAGCCGGAAGATCATGCTTTACACTGAGAGGGCCTACTTCTATCGGAGATACAAG ATCCGTGGCATAAAGAACTTGATATTCTATTCTCTTCCCGAGAGGAAGGAGTTTTACCCTGAG ATTGTCAACATGCTTGATGAAGGATCGTATGACATGATGTCCACTGCACTTTTTTCTCGCTTTGATCTGCTTAAG ATGGAAAGGATCGTTGGGACTGCTTCCGCAAAAAGAATGATCAGTTCTGATAAGAGCATCTTTGCGTTCTGTTAA